In Agarivorans gilvus, one genomic interval encodes:
- a CDS encoding methylenetetrahydrofolate reductase produces MRKSLQQISRDPLHGVYFIGTTPPKKNTDIEMVSDIADKLLSRLDEIDYDGLIVYDIQDESSRIDKPRPFPFMQTHDPRLYAQLLMHKSQRSVITYKSVSQRSAEDFVGWLKEAWHQYEIRDLVLVGSPAANQDIKLSLADAYKALADSAPDFYLGGVTIAERHAKKGDEHTRLLHKTEQGCQYFVTQAVYNAQATIDMLSRYAHACQQNQQQPQRIILTFSPCGSAKTLEFIEWLGISVPEATSLRILNADKPLKESILICYNNLLQILEAVLPLGVPLGLNIESLTNRKEEIDAAILLYKLLKATMDKKLAQLQLNS; encoded by the coding sequence ATGCGCAAATCACTCCAACAAATATCTCGCGACCCGCTGCATGGGGTTTATTTTATTGGCACCACTCCGCCTAAGAAAAACACAGACATTGAAATGGTCAGCGATATCGCCGATAAACTACTGTCACGTTTAGATGAAATCGATTATGACGGCCTTATTGTTTACGACATTCAAGATGAAAGTAGTCGTATCGACAAGCCGCGCCCCTTTCCCTTTATGCAGACCCATGACCCGCGACTCTACGCTCAGTTATTAATGCACAAAAGCCAGCGTTCGGTAATCACTTACAAAAGTGTCTCTCAACGTAGCGCTGAGGACTTTGTAGGCTGGCTAAAAGAAGCGTGGCATCAATATGAAATTCGTGACTTAGTTTTGGTGGGCAGCCCTGCCGCCAACCAAGATATCAAACTCAGCCTAGCCGATGCCTATAAGGCATTAGCCGATAGCGCGCCCGACTTCTATCTTGGTGGTGTTACCATTGCCGAGCGCCACGCTAAAAAAGGCGATGAGCACACCCGGCTGCTGCATAAAACCGAGCAAGGATGCCAGTACTTTGTTACTCAGGCGGTATATAACGCCCAAGCCACCATTGATATGTTGAGTCGTTACGCTCATGCTTGTCAGCAAAACCAACAGCAACCACAACGCATTATTCTTACCTTTTCGCCTTGTGGTAGCGCTAAAACCCTAGAGTTTATTGAGTGGTTGGGTATTTCTGTGCCAGAAGCCACCAGCTTACGAATACTCAATGCCGATAAGCCTCTAAAAGAATCGATACTGATTTGCTATAACAACCTGTTGCAAATCCTCGAAGCGGTATTGCCTTTAGGGGTCCCTTTGGGACTCAATATCGAGAGTCTCACCAACCGTAAAGAAGAAATTGACGCGGCCATTTTGCTGTATAAATTACTTAAAGCAACAATGGATAAAAAGCTGGCTCAGCTACAATTAAACAGCTGA
- the topA gene encoding type I DNA topoisomerase, protein MSKSLVIVESPAKAKTINKYLGRQYVVKSSVGHIRDLPSSGSSTTKKKAAPVSTKGLSAEEKAKLKKAKDQKALVARMGVDPEKDWKANYQILPGKEKVVNELKSLAESADTIYLATDLDREGEAIAWHLKEVIGGDDSRFKRVVFNEITKTAIKDAFSHPSELNMDRVNAQQARRFLDRVVGYMVSPLLWKKIARGLSAGRVQSVAVRLVVEKEREIKAFVPEEFWDIHADLATSQGEALRLEVAKQQGQAFKPVNKEQAEQAVASLQAAKYQVSKREDKPTRSKPKAPYITSTMQQAASTRLGFGVKRTMMLAQRLYEAGYITYMRTDSTNLSKDAVEAVRGYIDDNFGAKYLPENPLRYSSKEGAQEAHEAIRPSDVTVTSAQLAGVDNDAAKLYDLIWRQFVACQMTDAQYDATTVTVTAGDFELRAKGKILRFDGWTRVQPVGKANKGEDGVLPAVAQGDSLDLVALDPKQHFTKPPARFNEASLVRELEKRGIGRPSTYASIISTIQDRGYVRTEGRRFYAEKMGEIVSERLCESFQDLMNYDFTAEMEERLDEVADGNFEWKQVLNQFYKNFKKQLTTADDDEKGMRSNTPVITNIECPDCQRPMGIRTASTGVFLGCSGYALPPKERCKCTINLIPGEEAVAADAEEQETEALRAKERCPVCGTAMDSYLIDEKRKLHVCGNNPDCEGYIVEQGNFKIKGYDGPIVECEKCGSDMQLRTGRFGKYMACTGEDCSNTRKILKNGEVAPPREDPVHLPELPCVNSDAYFVLRDGASGIFMAASNFPRSRETRAPLVEELQRFKDRLPEKFYYLAEGPVADPDGVKTLIRYSRKTKEQYISSEVDGKPTGWRAYFSDGKWVAEDKRKKPKKKA, encoded by the coding sequence ATGAGTAAATCTCTAGTTATAGTGGAGTCACCCGCTAAAGCAAAAACGATTAATAAATACTTGGGACGCCAGTATGTGGTGAAGTCAAGTGTGGGTCATATTCGTGATTTGCCTAGTAGTGGAAGTAGTACTACTAAAAAGAAAGCCGCACCGGTATCAACCAAAGGCTTAAGTGCTGAAGAAAAAGCTAAGTTAAAGAAAGCCAAAGATCAAAAAGCCTTAGTTGCCAGAATGGGGGTAGACCCAGAAAAGGATTGGAAAGCTAACTATCAAATCCTACCGGGCAAGGAAAAGGTAGTAAATGAGTTAAAAAGTTTAGCCGAGAGCGCAGACACTATTTATCTCGCAACCGATTTGGACCGCGAAGGAGAGGCCATCGCCTGGCACTTAAAAGAAGTGATTGGTGGTGATGATAGTCGCTTTAAACGTGTAGTTTTTAACGAGATTACGAAGACCGCGATTAAAGATGCTTTCTCTCATCCTAGTGAGTTAAACATGGATAGGGTAAATGCCCAGCAAGCTCGACGCTTCCTCGATCGGGTGGTGGGCTACATGGTATCGCCCTTACTGTGGAAGAAAATTGCCCGTGGGCTTTCTGCTGGTCGAGTACAATCGGTAGCGGTGCGCTTAGTGGTAGAAAAAGAGCGTGAAATTAAAGCCTTTGTTCCAGAAGAGTTCTGGGACATTCATGCCGACCTTGCTACTTCTCAAGGCGAAGCGCTACGTTTAGAGGTGGCCAAACAACAAGGCCAGGCGTTTAAGCCAGTCAATAAAGAGCAAGCTGAACAAGCCGTTGCTAGTTTACAAGCAGCAAAATATCAAGTTAGCAAGCGTGAAGACAAGCCGACTCGTTCTAAACCCAAGGCTCCTTACATTACCTCTACCATGCAGCAAGCTGCTAGCACTCGCTTAGGTTTTGGTGTGAAGCGCACCATGATGTTGGCTCAGAGACTCTATGAAGCGGGTTATATCACTTACATGCGTACTGACTCGACAAACTTGAGTAAAGACGCTGTAGAGGCGGTTAGAGGCTATATCGACGATAATTTCGGTGCCAAGTATCTGCCTGAAAACCCCTTACGTTACTCTAGCAAGGAAGGGGCTCAAGAAGCCCACGAAGCTATTCGTCCTTCTGATGTTACGGTAACCAGTGCTCAACTCGCCGGCGTTGATAATGACGCCGCTAAATTGTACGACCTTATTTGGCGTCAATTTGTGGCGTGTCAAATGACCGACGCGCAATACGATGCGACAACTGTAACCGTTACCGCGGGTGACTTTGAGCTTCGCGCTAAAGGTAAGATCCTACGTTTTGATGGTTGGACTCGCGTTCAGCCCGTAGGTAAAGCAAATAAAGGTGAAGACGGAGTATTACCAGCGGTTGCCCAAGGTGATTCACTAGACTTAGTGGCCCTCGACCCTAAACAACACTTTACCAAGCCACCGGCTCGCTTTAATGAAGCGTCGTTGGTTCGAGAATTAGAAAAGCGCGGCATTGGTCGTCCTTCTACTTATGCCTCTATTATTTCTACCATTCAAGACCGTGGTTATGTGCGCACCGAAGGGCGCCGTTTCTATGCTGAGAAAATGGGCGAAATTGTTTCCGAGCGACTGTGCGAAAGTTTCCAAGATTTAATGAATTATGATTTCACTGCAGAAATGGAAGAACGTCTGGACGAAGTGGCTGACGGCAACTTTGAGTGGAAACAAGTATTAAATCAGTTCTATAAAAACTTTAAAAAGCAGCTCACTACAGCCGATGATGATGAAAAAGGGATGCGCAGCAATACCCCGGTTATCACCAATATCGAGTGTCCGGATTGTCAGCGTCCAATGGGGATCCGCACCGCCAGTACCGGCGTATTCCTCGGTTGTTCAGGTTATGCTCTGCCGCCGAAAGAGCGCTGTAAATGCACTATTAACTTGATCCCCGGTGAAGAAGCGGTGGCCGCGGATGCCGAAGAACAAGAAACTGAAGCACTACGAGCCAAAGAGCGCTGTCCTGTTTGTGGTACGGCAATGGATAGCTACTTAATTGATGAGAAGCGCAAACTGCATGTGTGTGGTAATAACCCTGATTGTGAGGGTTATATCGTAGAGCAGGGTAATTTCAAGATTAAAGGCTACGACGGTCCGATTGTTGAGTGTGAGAAATGTGGTAGTGACATGCAGTTGCGTACCGGACGTTTTGGCAAGTACATGGCCTGTACCGGCGAAGATTGCAGCAATACCCGTAAAATTTTGAAAAATGGTGAAGTGGCTCCTCCACGCGAAGACCCAGTTCACCTACCTGAACTGCCATGTGTTAATAGCGATGCCTACTTTGTATTACGTGATGGGGCTTCGGGGATCTTTATGGCTGCCAGCAATTTCCCGCGCTCGCGTGAAACACGGGCACCACTGGTTGAAGAACTACAGCGTTTTAAAGACCGCCTTCCTGAGAAGTTTTACTATTTGGCAGAAGGGCCGGTGGCCGATCCTGATGGTGTGAAAACGCTTATCCGTTATAGCCGTAAAACCAAAGAGCAATACATCAGTAGTGAAGTAGACGGTAAACCAACCGGTTGGCGAGCCTACTTTAGTGACGGTAAGTGGGTCGCTGAAGATAAACGCAAGAAGCCTAAGAAAAAGGCTTAA
- the sohB gene encoding protease SohB has protein sequence MDFLIEFGLFFAKALTIVVAIVAVVVVIIAASSKTKHKSGELELVDLSEQHKEVEEKLNHKLMTKEQEKQHKKQLKAQQKQQKKQAEEPKPRLFVIDFKGSLDAKEVASLREEVTAVLSTANPEDEVLVRLESGGGMVHGYGLAASQLKRIKAKGIKLTIAVDKVAASGGYMMACIADKIVAAPFAIVGSIGVIAQLPNFNKVLKKHDIEFEQITAGEFKRTLTMFGENTEQARSKFKTEIEETHGLFKDFVQEFRPQLDIAKVATGEHWFGTQAFGLKLVDEVSTSDDYLMEQYQSKHVVQLKYHTKKKLAEKLSQAASLGVERGVMKLVQSQSWDWTK, from the coding sequence TTGGATTTTTTGATTGAATTTGGATTATTTTTCGCGAAGGCCTTAACCATTGTGGTGGCTATTGTCGCGGTAGTGGTGGTGATTATCGCGGCCTCTTCGAAAACAAAGCATAAAAGTGGTGAATTGGAGCTAGTTGATTTAAGCGAGCAACATAAAGAAGTAGAAGAAAAACTCAACCACAAGCTGATGACTAAAGAGCAGGAAAAGCAGCACAAAAAGCAGCTAAAGGCTCAACAAAAACAACAGAAAAAACAGGCCGAAGAGCCTAAGCCACGTTTGTTTGTGATTGATTTTAAAGGCAGCCTCGATGCCAAAGAAGTGGCTAGCCTACGTGAAGAAGTAACGGCCGTCCTTAGCACAGCAAACCCTGAGGATGAAGTGCTGGTGCGTTTAGAGAGTGGCGGTGGCATGGTTCACGGTTACGGCTTAGCAGCTTCACAATTAAAGCGAATTAAAGCCAAGGGAATTAAGTTAACCATTGCGGTGGATAAAGTGGCTGCCAGTGGTGGCTACATGATGGCCTGCATAGCCGATAAAATCGTGGCCGCGCCTTTTGCTATTGTTGGGTCTATTGGTGTTATCGCCCAGTTACCTAACTTTAATAAGGTGCTAAAGAAACATGATATCGAATTTGAACAAATCACTGCTGGTGAGTTTAAGCGTACCTTGACCATGTTTGGTGAGAATACCGAACAAGCGCGCAGCAAGTTTAAAACCGAAATAGAAGAGACTCACGGTTTGTTTAAAGACTTCGTACAAGAGTTTCGCCCGCAGCTGGATATTGCCAAAGTGGCCACCGGTGAACACTGGTTTGGTACCCAAGCCTTCGGCTTAAAGCTGGTGGATGAAGTGAGTACCAGCGATGACTACCTGATGGAGCAATACCAAAGTAAACATGTAGTGCAGCTTAAATATCATACTAAGAAAAAATTGGCTGAAAAACTGAGCCAAGCTGCTAGCCTGGGTGTAGAGCGTGGCGTGATGAAGTTAGTACAGTCTCAATCTTGGGATTGGACTAAATAA
- the astB gene encoding N-succinylarginine dihydrolase, translated as MKHFEVNFDGLVGPTHNYAGLSFGNVASLSNAQSASNPKEAAKQGLLKMKALADLGLTQGVLAPQQRPDLNLLRRIGFHGSDAQILQKAAKHAPDALLASYSASSMWTANAATVSPSADTENGKVHFTPANLTNKLHRSIEPQVTGNILKAVFADSKYFQHHSHLPENDYYGDEGAANHTRLCRNYGEAGLELFVYGRTAANAKAPAPMKFPARQTLEASQAVARLHGLDQDTALFIQQNPAVIDQGVFHNDVIAVGNQNVLFYHQQAFLNSQQQVEKIQQAFGKHQLHFIEVSDAEVSVAEAVKTYLFNTQIVTLANGDMAIIAPTNCQESAQVSAYLEQLTKRDTPIKQVHYFDVKQSMSNGGGPACLRLRVALNDMELAAVNQHTLMTPQLFTTLNQWVDKHYRDSLVFDDLRDPQLITEVNTALDELSQILHLGSVYPFQQA; from the coding sequence ATGAAACATTTTGAAGTCAACTTCGATGGCCTGGTAGGGCCCACCCATAATTATGCCGGACTTTCATTCGGTAATGTGGCTTCATTGTCCAACGCCCAAAGCGCTTCCAACCCTAAAGAAGCAGCAAAGCAAGGCCTACTAAAAATGAAGGCCCTTGCCGATTTGGGGCTAACTCAAGGTGTACTCGCGCCCCAACAACGACCGGATTTAAACTTGCTTCGCCGAATTGGTTTTCATGGCAGTGATGCGCAAATTTTGCAAAAGGCCGCCAAACACGCCCCTGACGCGCTACTAGCCAGCTATTCTGCCTCAAGTATGTGGACCGCCAACGCGGCCACAGTATCCCCTAGCGCAGACACCGAAAATGGCAAAGTACATTTCACTCCGGCCAACTTAACCAACAAACTGCACCGCTCTATTGAGCCTCAAGTTACCGGTAACATTCTTAAGGCTGTTTTTGCCGACAGCAAGTATTTTCAACACCATTCGCATTTGCCCGAAAATGACTACTATGGCGATGAAGGTGCCGCTAACCATACTCGCCTTTGCCGCAACTATGGAGAAGCTGGCCTTGAGCTATTTGTCTATGGGCGCACGGCGGCCAATGCCAAAGCGCCAGCCCCGATGAAGTTTCCAGCCCGACAAACCCTAGAGGCCAGCCAAGCGGTGGCGCGCTTGCACGGCCTTGATCAAGACACCGCGCTGTTTATTCAGCAAAACCCTGCGGTGATCGACCAAGGCGTATTTCATAACGACGTGATTGCCGTGGGCAACCAAAATGTATTGTTCTATCATCAGCAGGCCTTTCTAAATAGCCAACAGCAGGTGGAGAAAATTCAGCAGGCTTTTGGTAAACACCAGCTGCATTTCATCGAAGTTAGCGATGCTGAAGTCAGTGTTGCCGAGGCAGTAAAAACCTATTTGTTTAATACCCAAATTGTCACCTTAGCCAATGGCGATATGGCAATAATAGCTCCCACTAATTGCCAAGAATCAGCTCAAGTTAGCGCATATTTAGAACAGCTTACCAAGCGTGACACACCGATAAAACAAGTACACTATTTCGATGTAAAACAAAGCATGAGTAATGGTGGCGGCCCCGCCTGTTTACGTTTGCGAGTGGCACTCAATGATATGGAGTTAGCCGCGGTTAACCAGCACACCTTGATGACACCTCAGCTATTCACCACCTTGAATCAATGGGTAGATAAACATTATCGAGATAGTTTGGTATTTGATGATCTGCGAGATCCACAATTAATTACCGAGGTAAATACCGCCCTCGATGAGTTAAGCCAAATCCTTCATTTAGGCTCGGTCTACCCCTTCCAGCAAGCTTGA